In Rattus norvegicus strain BN/NHsdMcwi chromosome 1, GRCr8, whole genome shotgun sequence, a genomic segment contains:
- the LOC100911093 gene encoding CCA tRNA nucleotidyltransferase 1, mitochondrial-like, which produces MQSLLYPWHRQVLSCSWSRLCLLKRYLFTMKLQSPEFQSLFTEGLKSLTELFAKENHELRIAGGAVRDLLNGVKPQDVDFATTATPTEMKEMFQAAGIRMINNKGEKHGTIIARLHEENFEVTTLRIDVSTDGRHAEVEFTTDWQKDAERRDLTINSMFLGFDGTLFDYFNGYADLKNKKVRFVGHAKQRIQEDYLRILRYFRFYGRIVDKPGDHDRETLEAIAENAKGLAGISGERIWVELKKILTGDHVNHLIHLIYDLDVASHIGLPANANLEEFNKVSKNVEGFSPKPMTVLASLFKVQDDVTKLDLRLKISKEEKNLGLFIVKNRKDLIKATDSSEPLKPYQDFVIDSREPDATARVCELLKYQGEHALLKEMQQWSVPPFPVSGHDIRKVGISSGKEIGALLQQLREQWKKSGYQMEKDELLNYIKKT; this is translated from the coding sequence ATGCAGAGCCTCTTGTACCCTTGGCACAGGCAGGTCCTGAGCTGTAGTTGGAGTAGATTGTGCCTTCTAAAGCGATACCTATTTACAATGAAGTTGCAGTCTCCAGAATTCCAGTCACTTTTCACAGAAGGATTGAAGAGCCTGACAGAATTATTTGCCAAAGAGAATCATGAATTAAGAATAGCAGGAGGGGCGGTGAGAGATTTACTAAATGGGGTGAAGCCTCAGGATGTGGATTTCGCCACCACTGCCACCCCTACTGAGATGAAGGAGATGTTCCAGGCGGCTGGCATTCGCATGATAAACAACAAAGGCGAGAAGCATGGGACCATCATTGCCAGGCTTCATGAAGAAAATTTTGAGGTTACTACACTCCGGATTGATGTTAGCACTGACGGAAGACATGCGGAGGTAGAGTTCACAACTGACTGGCAGAAGGATGCCGAACGAAGAGACCTCACTATAAACTCCATGTTTCTAGGTTTTGATGGTACACTGTTTGATTACTTTAATGGTTATGcagatttaaagaataaaaaggttCGATTTGTTGGACATGCTAAGCAGAGAATTCAGGAAGATTATCTTCGAATTTTAAGGTATTTCAGATTTTATGGCAGAATTGTCGACAAACCTGGTGACCATGACCGTGAGACTCTAGAAGCAATTGCAGAAAATGCCAAAGGCTTGGCTGGAATATCAGGAGAGAGGATTTGGGTAGAACTGAAGAAAATTCTTACTGGTGACCATGTAAACCATTTGATCCACCTGATCTATGATCTTGATGTGGCTTCTCACATAGGTTTACCTGCTAATGCAAATTTAGAAGAATTTAACAAAGTCAGTAAAAATGTTGAAGGCTTTTCACCGAAACCAATGACTGTTTTGGCCTCTTTATTCAAAGTACAAGATGATGTCACAAAACTGGATTTGAGATTGAAAATTTCAAAAGAGGAGAAAAACCTGGGTTTATTTATAGTTAAAAACAGGAAAGATTTGATTAAAGCAACAGATAGTTCAGAACCATTGAAACCATATCAAGACTTTGTTATAGATTCTAGGGAACCGGATGCAACTGCCCGTGTTTGTGAGCTGCTGAAGTACCAAGGAGAGCATGCTCTTCTCAAGGAGATGCAGCAGTGGTCTGTGCCGCCATTCCCTGTGAGTGGACACGACATCAGGAAAGTGGGCATTTCTTCAGGGAAGGAAATTGGGGCCCTGTTACAGCAGTTGCGTGAACAGTGGAAGAAAAGTGGTTACCAAATGGAAAAAGATGAACTACTAAATTACataaagaagacataa